The proteins below come from a single Mytilus edulis chromosome 5, xbMytEdul2.2, whole genome shotgun sequence genomic window:
- the LOC139525493 gene encoding transmembrane protein 143-like isoform X1: MRQTVQSGSMAVLLLSRKAGLAKQVAKGVKCLLNHEFTICSSKAQRHYHLKTCQHIQWRTISTTRCVGNDKLAETSDPKNEVVTAPVLEVEEEEDLYKERYIPITRQSLIRLLVEEKAFLSESEKKIYTDFAVGLDSAIVNKYHGILHEIKALFDPINPDKDTVKTRKYTRREKLDNEFWLLQRLEDLVEKANFHELSENTLIRSMNEHDVSEGVRVKVDRNNFDILRIWALGKEKPEMSIPWYRKLQFWKTPVKQTDGPAFYKRVVVALRLKKDQKLMLKVYKEVPVNGLEMLLPDGRIVIKSRDKQIIAGSAFLAMSSVLAKCVTILAHLNIDWFLVVFITAGMIGGRTYTVYNNRKNKYLARLNRQLYFKNVANNRGSLALLVDRAEDESFKEALMAYTFLLTNRSVLAMKKDVQFVPTELGNITDLHLERKCEEWIEKKTGAKIEFDSSEAIKHLQDFGILSKLNGKLNVLPLDSAMRNLPQQPSPKVERMEEDLLEGYDRDYFLETEEKYTEEENKDKKYGWF; encoded by the exons ATGAGACAGACTGTGCAATCGGGCAGTATGGCTGTCCTTCTGCTGTCCCGAAAAGCAGGACTTGCAAAACAAGTAGCAAAAGGAGTAAAG tgTTTACTGAATCATGAATTCACCATATGTTCTTCAAAAGCACAAAGACATTACCATCTCAAGACATGCCAACACATACAATGGCGTACAATTTCTACAACTAGATGTGTAGGAAATGATAAGCTAGCTGAGACGTCTGATCCAAAGAATGAAGTTGTAACTGCacctgttctagaagtagaagaGGAGGAAGATTTGTACAA aGAAAGGTACATTCCAATAACAAGACAGTCTTTGATCAGATTATTGGTTGAAGAAAAGGCTTTTCTAAGTGAAAGTGAGAAGAAAATTTATACAGATTTTGCTGTAGGACTAGATTCAGCAATAGTTAACAAATACCATGGCATTCTTCATGAAATTAAG gcACTGTTTGATCCTATTAATCCTGATAAAGATACAGTCAAAACCAGAAAGTACACTAGACGTGAGAAACTTGACAATGAGTTCTGGTTATTACAAAGACTTGAGGACTTGGTAGAGAAGGCAAACTTTCATGAACTCTCAGAAAATACTCTCATTAGATCTATGAATGAGCATGATGTGTCAGAGGGTGTTAGG GTCAAAGTGGATAGGAACAATTTTGATATTCTTCGTATTTGGGCCTTAGGAAAAGAGAAACCAGAAATGAGTATTCCATGGTATAGAAAATTACAGTTTTGGAAGACACCTGTTAAGCAGACAGATGGACCTGCCTTTTACAAACGTGTTGTGGTAGCTTTAAGGTTGAAGAAAGATCAGAAACTCATGTTAAAAGTTTATAAAGAAGTTCCAGTAAACGGTTTAGAAATGTTATTACCAGATGGAAGAATAGTAATCAAATCAAGAGACAAACAAATTATAGCAGGATCGGCATTCCTTGCAATGTCTTCTGTTTTGGCAAAATGTGTCACGATTTTAGCTCACCTGAATATAGATTGGTTTTTGGTTGTATTTATAACGGCTGGAATGATAGGAGGTCGTACATATACTGTGTACAATAATCGTAAAAATAAATACCTTGCACGATTAAATagacaattatattttaagaACGTAGCAAATAACCGTGGCTCCTTGGCTTTGTTGGTTGATCGAGCTGAAGATGAAAGTTTTAAAGAGGCACTCATGGCCTACACATTTCTGTTGACAAATAGATCAGTATTAGCAATGAAGAAGGACGTTCAGTTTGTACCAACAGAATTAG GAAATATTACAGATTTGCATTTAGAGAGAAAATGCGAGGAATGGATAGAGAAAAAGACCGGTGCCAAAATAGAATTTGATTCGTCAGAAGCCATCAAACACTTACAAGACTTTGGTATTCTAAGTAAATTAAACGGGAAACTAAATGTATTACCACTTGATTCAGCCATGCGTAACCTTCCACAGCAACCATCACCAAAAGTAGAACGTATGGAGGAAGATTTATTGGAGGGTTACGACAGGGACTATTTCTTAGAAACAGAGGAGAAATACACAGAAGAGGAAAACAAGGACAAGAAGTATGGAtggttttaa
- the LOC139525262 gene encoding uncharacterized protein, which produces MDQINEEHYDNYKSVTVALKLTVNGLQDFVHGHFQRLHQNIYRKCSVGQCKVNCSRRYGNEFSRWCSTCQTWKMELKQFNRNKKHWNNIKWNTLDTIDFPISYEEVAKVFVQDFSHVRQGVLKDISAVMSLCRNLRIFNCIISDNLIANIQRSRNNCFAHNYNLELHDVEKSQCFNYFIALLKIPDIACTQSSKAALHLLEEMKTSQKIPEKILRKPSVQYTIAIIQNAERGETFDTAMAKQSSYEYLDNEQLDIRNLLAKFLRILLLLTTIALWTCIIMYGLLSENTIPVKGCLSVRFGEYWKSDLDFDLYVQEKSKESIIERSWIRQEIQTHNDPERRGILMSADMGFGKSTIVSNIVCAESKSIWYSLRQHTLVYHMCRYDLILSSKPEVFVRNLAGAIVRAIPEIGNAILSDDMALDFLYGKCAIDPVACLEFSILNKLNQLCDNRKYLIIIDAIDECETSGGIDLVGLLYKKISFFPRNFQFIITSRNIERLIYKFKELTHIDLQEYEQNNLQDIRLYLENVNHLTNEDVVKLTEISGRNFLQVKLYLHYCKNLSIDVCDSIPDSLEKIYMLNFERVFGEKGDLFEEFISVFEVLCSLQSQIDESKLFDVAGLSKEIKRKASRILGNELRHFIKISNGYISFQHKSIIDFLTDKSRKHLNFYVDSQNGHKLFAKYLLNGLNVSKMDNLIETVYHAAKAREPHYENILLEFVRELNSEKIVSNFTYLNLAAKDVNCYKTLKLFIKLVIPNKLQTPDQRFTANHSWIKNVLSEAAFIAAQYGNEKSLFALLDHGSDIMFTLHSSVPFYIMGERERAMCQYELFCGYNMLHIAAQRGYIKIVKELLRRNLTLLYQHNTMKLCAFQLAAENGHVHVLQIFLNINSSLADSHSLYLASKNGHTKAVALLLNYVEEKCLPCTVNITGRPSILTDKEQEDGQLLVHFVFNMSEIPVLKSVYDFRLLTCDTPLNIAVRNGHIKIVKILAKKSPETVNCSVYDGSTPLFTAVKYNQNEIFKYLYDTSDLSHKCRGISVDQTKLGVFEKNIFNSKKCPYNAGMEHLLAIYDNLQLIEYVFQKHYRNWETFDKEGCTPLHYAFCHGSYKFINFFVFEKMLPLDLLSRSVNGSTPFHLAAHCQSFVLHQYLQKMNETYLPIIPDVVDNQGHSIVQYGLNKSLSTDDLVKIDRLGRDDFTFSLFVVVIKFHHNLLHTDKSKNNFLHYASKAGNYWAFSLIRDSKIFKEKMHLLLMQRNQQNRTPLEVAFDTLPRRKSFEAIRIPDNCSLTDVFFVSCKANFSVLLSPHEYFILTLFQYFYKMENFSGVNISELLEISINKSRIYPILIMNVYAERQVMHIMERSTEIPFLLSMSNSLYITELLLNTDNALRCDGKKSALHEIVQNDRNIQWTFCSHILNPLFKKYSAKYLDECFDDQGYNLLHRSIMGAHLMTIQFFVERGMNLWQVSKDNKTALEIYIYNSPYTDNGITPSYYTRGSRLHTIRYVSSIRNQDVSFDYSHLISFDGITKFLLYTDENKKQLVISLLCDSKSQEFGLVHIAAAKGLFTFLKTVEETYGLDYLRCEDKFGITPMYIANIYNQKRIVHWLRKLKFKLKRPKTSSENVLLFHMIDNYKPLKEHDWTCLLRYRYIYTRIIQNQIIKCILKNRHLPIHHSWKFKKATYFALRKLIYLMNHATVFSTMGTEVDNLHFKLKSEMGYLTSKVQTTMHNLRLSVNKKHICFKTVQNKAYYLMRKLMLFGADDEDFYYVKLLTSVKKKMNSHIKNTPVMISDLFYDVYGTRYRHFSKLKMRSSLHHLWLKESQIRFTDDFQIFLKFKNVNNRKLYKFLEFSTICI; this is translated from the exons ATGGATCAAATTAACGAGGAACATTATGACAATTATAAGTCAGTTACTGTTGCCTTGAAATTAACAGTTAATGGATTACAAGATTTCGTTCATGGACATTTTCAAAGATTACATCAAAATATATACAGAAAGTGTTCAGTGGGTCAATGTAAGGTGAACTGTAGTAGAAGATATGGAAATGAGTTTTCACGATGGTGCTCTACCTGTCAAACTTGGAAGATGGAACTCAAACAGTTTAATCGAAACAAGAAACATTGGAATAACATAAAATGGAATACATTAGACACAATTGATTTTCCCATTTCCTATGAAGAGGTTGCAAAAGTCTTTGTGCAAGACTTCTCACACGTTCGGCAAGGAGTACTGAAAGACATAAGTGCTGTAATGTCACTTTGTAGGAACTTGAGGATATTCAACTGCATTATAAGTGATAATTTAATAGCTAATATTCAGCGTTCACGAAATAACTGTTTTGCTCATAATTATAATCTTGAGTTACACGACGTTGAAAAATCACAATGCTTCAATTATTTTATTGCACTATTAAAAATACCTGATATAGCATGCACTCAAAGCTCCAAAGCTGCTTTGCATCTATTGGAAGAAATGAAAACGTCACAAAAAATACCAgagaaaattttaagaaaaccAAGCGTTCAGTACACAATAGCAATTATCCAGAATGCTGAAAGAGGAGAAACATTTGATACTGCAATGGCAAAACAAAGCTCTTATGAGTACCTCGACAATGAACAATTAGATATCAGAAATCTTTTGGCAAAGTTTCTACGTATTCTGCTTCTTTTGACCACCATAGCTTTATGGACATGTATAATCATGTATGGATTATTGTCTGAAAATACAATACCAGTTAAag GTTGTTTAAGCGTACGATTTGGTGAATATTGGAAGAGTGATTTAGATTTTGATTTATATGTCCAGGAAAAAAGCAAGGAAAGCATAATTGAGAGATCTTGGATTCGTCAGGAGATACAAACTCACAATGATCCTGAAAGAAGAGGAATACTAATGTCAGCTGATATGGGGTTCGGGAAATCAACCATCGTTTCAAATATCGTTTGTGCAGAATCCAAGTCTATCTGGTATTCATTAAGGCAGCACACACTTGTTTATCACATGTGTCGGTATGACTTGATTTTATCGTCCAAACCCGAAGTTTTTGTACGTAATTTAGCTGGTGCAATCGTGAGAGCAATTCCAGAGATTGGTAATGCGATTCTTTCAGATGATATGGCTCTAGATTTTCTATATGGCAAATGTGCAATTGATCCAGTAGCCTGTTTAGAATTTTCTATTCTGAATAAATTAAACCAATTATGTGATAATCGGAAGTATCTTATTATTATAGATGCAATTGATGAATGCGAAACTTCAGGAGGAATTGATTTAGTTGGtttattgtataagaaaatttcattttttccacGCAATTTTCAGTTCATAATTACTTCTAGAAACATAGaaagattaatttataaattcaaagAACTTACTCACATCGATCTACAGGaatatgaacaaaataatttgcaAGACATACGTTTATACCTTGAAAACGTTAACCATTTGACAAATGAAGATGTGGTTAAACTAACAGAAATTTCCGGCAGAAACTTTCTTCAAGTCAAACTGTATCTCCATTATTGTAAGAATTTAAGTATCGATGTTTGTGATTCTATTCCAGACAGTCTCGAGAAAATATATATGCTGAACTTCGAGCGAGTGTTTGGTGAGAAAGGAGATTTGTTTGAAGAATTTATAAGTGTATTTGAAGTCTTATGTTCCTTGCAAAGTCAAATTgatgaaagtaaactttttgaTGTTGCAGGTCTatcaaaagaaatcaaaagaaaagCATCTCGCATTTTAGGCAATGAACTACGTCATTTCATCAAGATATCAAATGGTTATATATCATTTCAGCATAAATCAATAATTGACTTCCTAACAGATAAATcaagaaaacatttaaatttttatgtagATTCGCAAAATGGTCATAAACTTTTTGCAAAATATTTACTGAATGGCTTAAATGTATCAAAAATGGATAATTTGATAGAGACTGTTTACCATGCTGCAAAAGCACGAGAACCACactatgaaaatatattattagAATTTGTTCGAGAACTGAATAGTGAGAAGATTGTATCAAATTTTACGTATTTGAATTTAGCAGCAAAGGATGTCAATTGTTACAAAACacttaaattatttattaaattagtAATTCCAAATAAACTTCAAACACCTGATCAAAGATTCACTGCCAACCATAGCTGGATTAAGAACGTACTGTCTGAAGCAGCCTTTATTGCTGCCCAATATGGAAACGAAAAGTCTTTATTTGCTCTTCTTGATCACGGATCTGATATAATGTTCACACTTCATAGTTCTGTACCATTTTACATTATGGGTGAAAGAGAACGCGCAATGTGTCAATATGAATTATTTTGTGGTTATAACATGCTTCATATCGCAGCACAACGTGGATATATTAAAATAGTGAAAGAACTATTACGCAGAAATTTGACATTACTTTATCAGCATAATACTATGAAACTTTGTGCGTTTCAATTGGCGGCTGAAAATGGGCATGTTCATGTACTACAAATTTTTCTAAACATTAACAGTTCTCTTGCAGATTCACATTCGTTATACTTAGCATCCAAAAATGGACACACGAAAGCCGTTGCTCTTTTACTAAACTATGTCGAAGAAAAGTGTCTTCCTTGTACTGTGAATATTACTGGGAGACCAAGTATACTAACTGACAAAGAACAAGAAGATGGGCAGTTATTAGtacattttgttttcaacatgTCGGAAATACCAGTTTTGAAATCTGTCTATGATTTCAGATTATTAACTTGTGATACACCATTAAATATAGCTGTGAGAAACGGACATATTAAAATCGTTAAAATTTTGGCCAAAAAGAGTCCTGAAACAGTAAATTGCAGTGTTTACGATGGATCTACTCCTCTTTTCACTGCGGTCAAATATAATCAAAACGAAATATTCAAATATCTATATGATACATCAGACTTATCGCATAAATGTAGAGGGATTTCTGTTGATCAGACAAAACTTggagtttttgaaaaaaatatttttaattccaAGAAGTGTCCTTATAATGCTGGAATGGAACATTTACTAGCTATATATGATAATTTACAGCTTATCGAATATGTTTTTCAGAAACATTACAGAAATTGGGAAACATTTGACAAGGAAGGTTGTACTCCACTTCATTACGCTTTTTGTCATGGGAgttacaaatttataaatttttttgtaTTCGAAAAGATGCTTCCTCTAGATTTATTGTCCAGGTCAGTCAATGGCTCTACTCCTTTTCATTTGGCAGCACATTGCCAGTCATTCGTACTACATCAATATTTGCAAAAGATGAATGAGACTTACCTGCCAATTATACCTGATGTAGTAGATAACCAGGGGCACTCAATTGTACAGTATGGTTTAAATAAATCATTAAGCACTGATGACTTAGTTAAAATTGACAGACTTGGTAGAGATGATTTCACCTTTTCTTTATTTGTAGTAGTCATCAAGTTTCATCATAATTTACTACATACTGATAAATCAAAAAACAACTTTCTTCATTACGCTTCGAAAGCAGGAAATTACTGGGCATTTTCCCTGATACGTGATTCaaagatatttaaagaaaaaatgcacCTGTTATTAATGCAAAGAAATCAACAAAATCGAACACCTTTGGAAGTAGCATTTGATACTTTACCAAGGCGAAAATCTTTTGAGGCAATTAGAATTCCTGACAACTGCAGCTTGACTGATGTTTTCTTTGTTAGCTGTAAAGCAAACTTTTCGGTTTTACTTTCTCCACACGAGTATTTTATACTCACTCTGTTCCAGTATTTCTATAAAATGGAAAACTTTTCTGGGGTTAATATAAGTGAACTACTTGAGATATccataaataaatcaagaatatATCCGATTCTTATTATGAATGTATACGCAGAACGGCAAGTAATGCATATTATGGAAAGGTCTACTGAAATACCCTTTTTATTATCCATGTCAAATTCGCTATATATTACCGAGTTATTACTAAACACAGACAACGCACTTCGTTGTGATGGAAAGAAAAGTGCTCTTCATGAAATAGTACAAAACGACAGAAACATTCAATGGACATTCTGTTCTCATATTCTCAATCctcttttcaaaaaatattctgCAAAATATTTGGATGAATGCTTCGATGACCAAGGATATAATCTACTTCATAGATCTATCATGGGGGCACATTTGATGACGATACAATTTTTTGTCGAGCGAGGAATGAACCTTTGGCAAGTCTCCAAAGATAACAAAACAGCTCTAgaaatatacatttacaattCACCATATACAGACAATGGTATCACACCATCTTACTATACACGTGGGTCACGCCTTCATACGATTCGATATGTATCTTCGATCAGAAATCAAGACGTTTCATTCGATTATAGTCATCTTATAAGTTTTGATGGAATAACAAAATTTCTTTTGTATACAGATGAGAATAAAAAACAACTTGTTATTAGTCTATTGTGTGACTCAAAAAGTCAAGAATTTGGATTAGTGCACATTGCTGCTGCTAAAGGTCTTTTTACGTTTTTGAAAACAGTTGAAGAAACCTATGGTTTAGATTATTTACGTTGTGAGGATAAATTTGGGATAACACCAATGTATATTGCAAATATCTACAATCAAAAAAGAATTGTCCATTGGTTgagaaaattaaaatttaagCTAAAAAGACCTAAGACAAGTTCAGAAAATGTGCTTCTTTTTCATATGATAGATAATTACAAACCTTTAAAAGAGCACGATTGGACTTGTCTCCTGCGATATAGATACATATACACTAGAATaatacaaaatcaaattataaaatgtattctAAAAAATAGACATTTACCCATTCATCATTCGTGGAAGTTCAAAAAGGCCACATATTTTGCATTACGCAAATTAATTTATCTTATGAATCATGCGACAGTATTCTCTACAATGGGAACTGAAGTGGACAATCTTCATTTTAAACTGAAATCTGAGATGGGCTATCTGACTTCTAAAGTACAAACTACGATGCACAATTTACGCTTATCAGTCAACAAGaagcatatttgttttaaaacggtCCAGAATAAAGCATATTATTTGATGAGAAAATTGATGTTGTTCGGAGCTGATGATGAAGACTTTTATTATGTGAAATTACTTACGTCGgtaaagaagaaaatgaattcaCATATAAAAAATACACCAGTAATGATTTCTGATTTATTCTATGATGTTTATGGAACACGTTACAGACATTTCAGCAAATTAAAGATGCGCTCTTCACTTCACCACTTGTGGTTGAAAGAATCACAAATTCGCTTTACAgatgattttcaaatttttttgaaattcaaaaatgtaaataatcGCAAGTTGTACAAGTTTTTGGAATTTAGCACGATATGTATTTAG
- the LOC139525493 gene encoding transmembrane protein 143-like isoform X2: MRQTVQSGSMAVLLLSRKAGLAKQVAKGCLLNHEFTICSSKAQRHYHLKTCQHIQWRTISTTRCVGNDKLAETSDPKNEVVTAPVLEVEEEEDLYKERYIPITRQSLIRLLVEEKAFLSESEKKIYTDFAVGLDSAIVNKYHGILHEIKALFDPINPDKDTVKTRKYTRREKLDNEFWLLQRLEDLVEKANFHELSENTLIRSMNEHDVSEGVRVKVDRNNFDILRIWALGKEKPEMSIPWYRKLQFWKTPVKQTDGPAFYKRVVVALRLKKDQKLMLKVYKEVPVNGLEMLLPDGRIVIKSRDKQIIAGSAFLAMSSVLAKCVTILAHLNIDWFLVVFITAGMIGGRTYTVYNNRKNKYLARLNRQLYFKNVANNRGSLALLVDRAEDESFKEALMAYTFLLTNRSVLAMKKDVQFVPTELGNITDLHLERKCEEWIEKKTGAKIEFDSSEAIKHLQDFGILSKLNGKLNVLPLDSAMRNLPQQPSPKVERMEEDLLEGYDRDYFLETEEKYTEEENKDKKYGWF, encoded by the exons ATGAGACAGACTGTGCAATCGGGCAGTATGGCTGTCCTTCTGCTGTCCCGAAAAGCAGGACTTGCAAAACAAGTAGCAAAAGGA tgTTTACTGAATCATGAATTCACCATATGTTCTTCAAAAGCACAAAGACATTACCATCTCAAGACATGCCAACACATACAATGGCGTACAATTTCTACAACTAGATGTGTAGGAAATGATAAGCTAGCTGAGACGTCTGATCCAAAGAATGAAGTTGTAACTGCacctgttctagaagtagaagaGGAGGAAGATTTGTACAA aGAAAGGTACATTCCAATAACAAGACAGTCTTTGATCAGATTATTGGTTGAAGAAAAGGCTTTTCTAAGTGAAAGTGAGAAGAAAATTTATACAGATTTTGCTGTAGGACTAGATTCAGCAATAGTTAACAAATACCATGGCATTCTTCATGAAATTAAG gcACTGTTTGATCCTATTAATCCTGATAAAGATACAGTCAAAACCAGAAAGTACACTAGACGTGAGAAACTTGACAATGAGTTCTGGTTATTACAAAGACTTGAGGACTTGGTAGAGAAGGCAAACTTTCATGAACTCTCAGAAAATACTCTCATTAGATCTATGAATGAGCATGATGTGTCAGAGGGTGTTAGG GTCAAAGTGGATAGGAACAATTTTGATATTCTTCGTATTTGGGCCTTAGGAAAAGAGAAACCAGAAATGAGTATTCCATGGTATAGAAAATTACAGTTTTGGAAGACACCTGTTAAGCAGACAGATGGACCTGCCTTTTACAAACGTGTTGTGGTAGCTTTAAGGTTGAAGAAAGATCAGAAACTCATGTTAAAAGTTTATAAAGAAGTTCCAGTAAACGGTTTAGAAATGTTATTACCAGATGGAAGAATAGTAATCAAATCAAGAGACAAACAAATTATAGCAGGATCGGCATTCCTTGCAATGTCTTCTGTTTTGGCAAAATGTGTCACGATTTTAGCTCACCTGAATATAGATTGGTTTTTGGTTGTATTTATAACGGCTGGAATGATAGGAGGTCGTACATATACTGTGTACAATAATCGTAAAAATAAATACCTTGCACGATTAAATagacaattatattttaagaACGTAGCAAATAACCGTGGCTCCTTGGCTTTGTTGGTTGATCGAGCTGAAGATGAAAGTTTTAAAGAGGCACTCATGGCCTACACATTTCTGTTGACAAATAGATCAGTATTAGCAATGAAGAAGGACGTTCAGTTTGTACCAACAGAATTAG GAAATATTACAGATTTGCATTTAGAGAGAAAATGCGAGGAATGGATAGAGAAAAAGACCGGTGCCAAAATAGAATTTGATTCGTCAGAAGCCATCAAACACTTACAAGACTTTGGTATTCTAAGTAAATTAAACGGGAAACTAAATGTATTACCACTTGATTCAGCCATGCGTAACCTTCCACAGCAACCATCACCAAAAGTAGAACGTATGGAGGAAGATTTATTGGAGGGTTACGACAGGGACTATTTCTTAGAAACAGAGGAGAAATACACAGAAGAGGAAAACAAGGACAAGAAGTATGGAtggttttaa